The following coding sequences lie in one Candidatus Neptunochlamydia sp. REUL1 genomic window:
- a CDS encoding YkgJ family cysteine cluster protein yields the protein MIRIAHISDLHFSKFSLSPAQFFSKQWLGNMNLLFNRSKQYLNKRPFSLVSEFKEKGITHVIISGDLTTTSSHQEYKMAKHFVEALEKEGMKVFVIPGNHDHYTKKSDRTKRFYRAFPSPKNSEFSLSQHGVCSIALAPGWHLVLMDTALATSLVSSNGYFSPIVEENFKKLIEKIPTDENILLVNHFPFFDHDTPRRRLIRGNQLLQIIESCPHIQMYLHGHTHRHTIADLRPNKLPLILNSGSTGHRNGSWNQMDLEGNSLKLTVNQWKDGWKETNVQTFLFESKPWYQNGLRFKCTGCGKCCTGSGFVWIEKEDVRNITKHLELTEDEFYKKYTRQLGFDISLIEDPVTEDCIFLEDKKFCKIYESRPQQCRTFPWWKGNLENPQAWKEAKARCEGIDHKEAPLISLPDIEKHLED from the coding sequence ATGATTCGGATTGCCCATATCTCAGATTTGCATTTTTCAAAGTTTTCTTTGAGTCCTGCGCAGTTTTTTTCTAAGCAGTGGCTAGGGAACATGAACCTCCTGTTTAACCGCTCCAAGCAATACCTCAACAAGCGTCCTTTTTCGCTTGTCTCTGAGTTCAAAGAGAAGGGAATCACTCACGTCATCATTTCCGGTGATTTAACCACCACCTCAAGCCACCAGGAATACAAAATGGCAAAACATTTTGTAGAAGCTTTAGAGAAAGAAGGAATGAAAGTATTTGTCATTCCTGGAAACCATGATCATTATACAAAAAAATCCGATCGAACCAAACGCTTTTACCGCGCCTTCCCCTCGCCAAAGAATAGCGAGTTTTCACTAAGTCAACATGGAGTGTGCTCTATAGCACTTGCTCCGGGATGGCACCTCGTTTTAATGGATACAGCGCTTGCTACCTCACTTGTTTCATCAAACGGTTATTTTTCTCCTATCGTTGAAGAAAACTTCAAAAAACTCATCGAGAAGATTCCCACTGATGAAAACATTCTCCTGGTGAACCACTTTCCATTCTTCGACCATGACACACCTCGTCGTCGCCTTATTCGAGGAAATCAACTCCTTCAGATCATTGAAAGCTGCCCTCATATTCAGATGTATCTCCACGGACATACCCATCGCCACACGATTGCTGACTTGCGCCCGAATAAGCTTCCTCTTATTCTTAATAGCGGAAGCACTGGCCACCGCAATGGATCGTGGAACCAGATGGACTTAGAAGGAAATTCTCTAAAACTCACAGTAAACCAATGGAAAGATGGCTGGAAAGAAACAAATGTACAGACCTTCTTATTTGAATCAAAACCTTGGTATCAAAATGGACTCCGTTTTAAATGCACAGGATGTGGGAAGTGTTGCACGGGATCAGGTTTTGTCTGGATCGAAAAAGAAGATGTTAGGAATATTACGAAACACTTAGAGCTTACAGAGGACGAGTTTTATAAAAAGTATACCCGGCAGCTCGGGTTTGACATCTCTCTTATTGAAGATCCTGTCACAGAAGACTGCATTTTTCTTGAGGATAAAAAATTCTGCAAAATCTATGAATCTCGCCCGCAGCAATGCCGCACCTTCCCCTGGTGGAAAGGAAATCTCGAAAATCCCCAGGCGTGGAAAGAAGCAAAAGCGCGGTGCGAAGGGATTGATCACAAAGAGGCTCCTCTTATTTCGCTGCCAGATATTGAAAAACATTTAGAAGATTGA
- a CDS encoding LysE family transporter, translated as MLEQDLLLLFKGACTGFFYTFISISGIILVAHYIIGKNFRLGLTAALGIVAVQVLWSAIALLIMMGLIKSANINHPGFALIGSAILFIMAVKIYRKREKFDQHDTLSRRPLKAFAAGALTSLVIPIRILGFAAIFAAIRVHTTNLNEGISPVVGVAIGSFLFWLIFSLSIHYSKKMISPKTLQKFHRYAALVLIVFSLIGLLQQYF; from the coding sequence ATGCTAGAACAGGACCTACTCCTTCTTTTTAAGGGGGCATGTACAGGCTTTTTTTATACCTTTATCTCGATTTCGGGAATAATTCTTGTTGCCCATTACATTATAGGTAAGAATTTCAGGCTTGGACTCACAGCAGCCCTTGGAATCGTTGCAGTGCAAGTACTTTGGTCTGCAATCGCTCTTTTGATTATGATGGGACTGATTAAAAGTGCTAATATTAACCATCCCGGTTTTGCCCTCATTGGTTCGGCGATCCTCTTTATTATGGCAGTCAAGATCTATCGAAAAAGAGAAAAGTTTGACCAACATGATACCCTTTCTAGAAGACCATTAAAAGCTTTTGCAGCAGGAGCCTTGACCTCTCTTGTAATCCCTATTCGAATTTTAGGGTTCGCTGCAATCTTTGCTGCAATTCGAGTCCACACTACCAATCTTAATGAAGGTATTTCACCAGTGGTTGGAGTGGCCATCGGCTCCTTTTTATTTTGGTTGATCTTTTCTCTATCAATCCACTATTCAAAAAAAATGATTTCTCCAAAGACCCTCCAAAAATTTCATCGCTACGCCGCCCTTGTTCTCATCGTCTTTTCTTTGATTGGATTGTTGCAACAATATTTTTAA
- a CDS encoding DUF2490 domain-containing protein, with protein sequence MKWLLLLIFPVALLGGLNENGDFQVWNTDTINLQMGKKTFLKGETEFRYGQDGSKLYYKHYQGGIVFIRSSHTVIETSYRHIFLRVDHHWRKIYSPFLDLTFQAQSRRGWYIGNRNRIQYLIHDKYLGSKRRWLYRNRLENIFPHRVTRRKIAPYIANEVFWLEARGISENRLEAGLKIPYHQRTQLNLSYMSRNLKDHQKKWIHQNVAWVHFSLHF encoded by the coding sequence ATGAAATGGCTTCTTCTTTTGATATTTCCTGTAGCATTGCTTGGAGGGCTCAATGAAAATGGCGACTTCCAAGTCTGGAACACAGACACCATCAACCTCCAGATGGGAAAAAAAACCTTTTTAAAGGGAGAAACCGAGTTTCGATATGGGCAAGACGGTAGTAAGCTCTACTATAAGCATTACCAAGGGGGGATTGTTTTTATTCGCTCTTCCCATACAGTCATTGAGACCTCTTACCGCCATATTTTTCTTCGGGTAGATCATCATTGGCGCAAGATTTACAGCCCATTCTTAGACCTCACCTTCCAAGCGCAATCAAGGCGCGGTTGGTACATTGGAAACCGTAATCGTATCCAATACCTTATTCACGATAAATATCTAGGAAGTAAACGCCGCTGGCTCTATCGTAATAGACTAGAGAACATCTTCCCTCACCGGGTAACCCGAAGAAAAATTGCTCCTTACATCGCTAATGAAGTCTTTTGGCTCGAAGCTAGGGGGATTTCTGAAAACCGTCTAGAGGCCGGCCTTAAGATTCCTTATCACCAAAGGACTCAACTTAACCTTTCTTACATGTCCCGAAACCTCAAGGATCACCAAAAGAAGTGGATCCACCAAAATGTAGCATGGGTCCATTTTTCCCTTCACTTCTAA
- a CDS encoding glycosyltransferase family 9 protein, with protein MKAAVICSKGMGDGLMMMVASHRLKLEGYDVTTFQDSLGELEGWFPGHHFAKRSTIDSLEAFDLIVLQNDNTPFSSNLIDKYREKIYIFYASYEEGKHHAIYPQDRIFDRALPLVTNIAQSIASILGNRDPILENGITVPKELSYRKHQKRVVIHPTSTTPKRTWSREKFLGVAEKLEKEGFEIAFSLSHEEKEKWRGVPFAIPEFPNLSSLASYLYESYSLIGNESGTGHLASNLGIPTLIVASCPKQMALWRPGFLLGKIVTPPSYIPNTKLFRLRENRWQAFISSRRVVKTFHEAV; from the coding sequence ATGAAAGCCGCAGTCATTTGCTCTAAAGGGATGGGCGACGGCCTCATGATGATGGTCGCTTCCCACCGTCTCAAACTTGAGGGATATGATGTCACAACCTTTCAGGATTCTCTAGGGGAATTAGAGGGATGGTTTCCCGGTCATCACTTTGCTAAACGCTCAACCATTGACTCCCTTGAAGCTTTCGATCTAATTGTTTTGCAAAATGACAACACCCCCTTTTCCTCTAACCTTATTGATAAATATCGCGAGAAAATCTATATCTTTTACGCTAGCTATGAAGAGGGAAAACACCACGCAATTTATCCTCAAGACCGCATTTTTGATCGAGCCCTTCCCCTTGTAACAAACATTGCGCAGAGCATTGCCTCAATCCTTGGGAACCGTGATCCCATTCTAGAAAATGGGATCACGGTTCCCAAAGAACTCTCCTATCGGAAACATCAAAAACGCGTAGTGATTCATCCAACAAGCACAACTCCCAAGCGAACTTGGAGCAGAGAAAAATTTTTGGGTGTGGCAGAGAAACTCGAAAAAGAAGGGTTTGAAATCGCTTTTTCACTTAGCCATGAAGAGAAAGAAAAATGGAGAGGGGTTCCTTTTGCTATTCCAGAATTTCCTAATCTAAGCTCTCTTGCTTCTTACCTATATGAGTCCTACTCTTTAATAGGCAATGAATCAGGAACCGGGCATCTGGCTTCAAACCTAGGAATTCCCACCCTCATCGTTGCAAGCTGCCCAAAACAAATGGCACTGTGGCGTCCGGGATTTCTTCTTGGAAAAATCGTCACCCCTCCTTCATATATCCCCAATACAAAACTCTTTAGGCTTCGAGAAAATAGGTGGCAAGCCTTTATCTCTTCCCGCCGGGTGGTCAAAACCTTTCATGAGGCTGTCTGA